One Phoenix dactylifera cultivar Barhee BC4 chromosome 8, palm_55x_up_171113_PBpolish2nd_filt_p, whole genome shotgun sequence genomic window carries:
- the LOC103710877 gene encoding uncharacterized protein LOC103710877 isoform X4 — MTDAEHQHSISECSSVSRHKKIDRELCMNENMPPSSKCEGNGKRHHLGEADMPILSLAKREGRSLNKKSVKKPNTFSCSKRPRIDQPENSVTNSGIDDRNIISRTIGSDSIPCSSADKSRMVKQKRGQDGKRTDKKNFRGCLRSKFDCFTTKAGLTNCDSASGGNNILGIYGLKSDLRDVTKHMDDLSLNELLDGNYKYPNICPEKGKRASTVNENILISVRKACSILPLHGAVDNNGNGKAVINLLNHNCSSLNLSECDNKDKGIEELVSCSKDPCQLNLNDSTLYQPKDILKRLTLPAAQDLNALLLELNMTMVPLRSTVHMTTFCHASLPPFPWSFCHPGACKPSVDVGKLPSTKSTSQGKWVRIGSNSTSLGDDQSCFSEMELKSFNHNEDMVIQHKVNDLLQDVNTLATSVRPLSDGPSSTLCNLSVSPEAHSSDDVDLKKDSGVFGSFISKMLNLTEEHVDTSDCHLEFDHKDSVVLGTSESEIHLRFKGLEPNLVDPSQTTLQFEDSEVTRKAQHTVGRDGYSENCSCYSCKSTFNGCDQNSQYFPTPKISKQGSLRGELHAAEILYAMRHCSNAIKNRSHDSGRIKWPKTSSQKTMKARKSASPMDKTEFSFLAGRHHDPVGSSGPAFVRHKLMSEKKKDFMHMNNTGRGPARWSVPAEGIASPSKLEKDPAISTRPSHSSAIRPPSLMSSPARGEKGCDNQQKLRKATVTSSVTFGGSCIKDWNKGRSKRV, encoded by the exons ATGACAGATGCAGAACATCAACACTCAATTTCAGAATGCAGTTCAGTTTCCAGACACAAAAAGATTGACCGGGAACTATGTATGAATGAAAATATGCCTCCCAGTTCCAAATGTGAAGGTAATGGCAAAAGGCATCACCTTGGGGAGGCAGATATGCCTATCTTATCACTAGCCAAGCGTGAGGGCAGATCATTGAACAAGAAATCTGTGAAAAAACCAAACACTTTCTCTTGCTCTAAGCGACCAAGAATAGATCAACCAGAAAATTCTGTGACGAATTCTGGAATTGATGACCGTAATATTATATCCAGGACAATTGGATCTGACAGCATACCATGCTCTTCTGCTG ATAAATCCCGGATGGTCAAGCAGAAGCGTGGTCAGGATGGAAAGAGAACGGACAAAAAGAATTTTAGAGGTTGTCTGAGAAGTAAATTTGACTGTTTTACAACAAAGGCTGGATTAACCAACTGTGATTCCGCTTCCGGAGGAAACAACATTCTCG GAATATATGGTCTCAAGTCAGATCTCCGTGATGTTACAAAGCATATGGATGATCTATCACTAAATGAACTTCTTGATGGCAATTACAAATATCCTAACATATGtccagaaaaaggaaagagagccTCAACTGTCAATGAGAATATATTAATCTCGGTTAGAAAGGCTTGCTCTATCCTTCCACTCCATGGTGCAGTTGATAACAATGGAAATGGAAAAGCTGTTATAAACCTCTTGAATCATAATTGCTCTTCACTGAACTTGTCTGAATGTGATAACAAGGATAAGGGCATTGAGGAATTAGTATCTTGTAGCAAG GATCCTTGTCAGTTGAACTTGAATGACTCCACTTTATACCAGCCTAAAGACATTTTGAAGCGGTTAACACTTCCTGCGGCCCAGGATCTGAATGCTCTTTTGTTGGAATTAAACATGACTATGGTCCCTTTACGTTCTACTGTGCACATGACAACTTTCTGCCATGCTAGCTTGCCGCCTTTTCCTTGGTCCTTTTGTCACCCTGGAGCGTGCAAACCCAGTGTAGATGTTGGTAAATTGCCTTCAACAAAGAGCACATCCCAAGGTAAATGGGTTAGAATAGGAAGCAATTCCACTTCCCTTGGAGATGATCAGAGTTGCTTCTCTGAAATGGAATTGAAGTCATTTAACCACAATGAAGATATGGTAATCCAGCATAAGGTCAATGATCTTCTTCAAGATGTGAACACCCTGGCAACATCTGTCAGGCCGCTATCTGATGGGCCTTCCAGTACCTTATGCAATCTGTCAGTTTCTCCAGAAGCTCATAGTTCAGATGATGTTGATTTGAAGAAAGATTCTGGTGTTTTCGGttcatttatttctaaaatgctTAATTTAACAGAGGAGCATGTGGACACTTCAGATTGCCATTTGGAATTTGACCATAAAGATAGCGTGGTTTTAGGAACTTCTGAATCTGAAATCCATCTGAGGTTTAAGGGACTTGAGCCCAACTTAGTGGATCCATCACAGACTACTTTGCAATTCGAGGACAGCGAAGTCACTCGAAAAGCACAGCATACAGTAGGCAGAGATGGTTATTCAGAAAATTGCTCTTGCTACTCTTGTAAAAGCACTTTTAATGGATGTGATCAGAATTCACAATATTTTCCTACACCAAAGATATCCAAACAAG GCTCCTTACGGGGGGAACTGCATGCTGCTGAAATACTATATGCGATGAGACATTGTTCCAATGCCATCAAGAATCGGAGCCATGACAGTGGGAGGATAAAATGGCCCAAGACATCATCGCAGAAGACCATGAAAGCTCGCAAATCTGCATCTCCCATGGATAAAACAGAGTTTTCATTTCTCGCAGGTAGGCATCATGATCCAGTTGGAAGTTCAGGCCCTGCATTTGTGAGACATAAGTTGATGagcgaaaagaaaaaagatttcaTGCACATGAATAATACTGGTAGAGGACCTGCAAGATGGTCTGTTCCTGCCGAAGGTATTGCATCTCCCAGCAAACTGGAAAAAGATCCAGCCATCAGCACGAGACCATCGCATAGCAGTGCCATCAGGCCGCCCAGTCTGATGTCATCACCTGCTCGAGGCGAAAAGGGCTGCGACAATCAGCAGAAGCTTAGGAAGGCGACGGTGACATCATCAGTTACCTTTGGAGGGTCATGTATTAAAGACTGGAACAAGGGAAGGAGCAAGAGAGTGTGA
- the LOC103710877 gene encoding uncharacterized protein LOC103710877 isoform X6 yields MNENMPPSSKCEGNGKRHHLGEADMPILSLAKREGRSLNKKSVKKPNTFSCSKRPRIDQPENSVTNSGIDDRNIISRTIGSDSIPCSSADKSRMVKQKRGQDGKRTDKKNFRGCLRSKFDCFTTKAGLTNCDSASGGNNILGIYGLKSDLRDVTKHMDDLSLNELLDGNYKYPNICPEKGKRASTVNENILISVRKACSILPLHGAVDNNGNGKAVINLLNHNCSSLNLSECDNKDKGIEELVSCSKDPCQLNLNDSTLYQPKDILKRLTLPAAQDLNALLLELNMTMVPLRSTVHMTTFCHASLPPFPWSFCHPGACKPSVDVGKLPSTKSTSQGKWVRIGSNSTSLGDDQSCFSEMELKSFNHNEDMVIQHKVNDLLQDVNTLATSVRPLSDGPSSTLCNLSVSPEAHSSDDVDLKKDSGVFGSFISKMLNLTEEHVDTSDCHLEFDHKDSVVLGTSESEIHLRFKGLEPNLVDPSQTTLQFEDSEVTRKAQHTVGRDGYSENCSCYSCKSTFNGCDQNSQYFPTPKISKQGSLRGELHAAEILYAMRHCSNAIKNRSHDSGRIKWPKTSSQKTMKARKSASPMDKTEFSFLAGRHHDPVGSSGPAFVRHKLMSEKKKDFMHMNNTGRGPARWSVPAEGIASPSKLEKDPAISTRPSHSSAIRPPSLMSSPARGEKGCDNQQKLRKATVTSSVTFGGSCIKDWNKGRSKRV; encoded by the exons ATGAATGAAAATATGCCTCCCAGTTCCAAATGTGAAGGTAATGGCAAAAGGCATCACCTTGGGGAGGCAGATATGCCTATCTTATCACTAGCCAAGCGTGAGGGCAGATCATTGAACAAGAAATCTGTGAAAAAACCAAACACTTTCTCTTGCTCTAAGCGACCAAGAATAGATCAACCAGAAAATTCTGTGACGAATTCTGGAATTGATGACCGTAATATTATATCCAGGACAATTGGATCTGACAGCATACCATGCTCTTCTGCTG ATAAATCCCGGATGGTCAAGCAGAAGCGTGGTCAGGATGGAAAGAGAACGGACAAAAAGAATTTTAGAGGTTGTCTGAGAAGTAAATTTGACTGTTTTACAACAAAGGCTGGATTAACCAACTGTGATTCCGCTTCCGGAGGAAACAACATTCTCG GAATATATGGTCTCAAGTCAGATCTCCGTGATGTTACAAAGCATATGGATGATCTATCACTAAATGAACTTCTTGATGGCAATTACAAATATCCTAACATATGtccagaaaaaggaaagagagccTCAACTGTCAATGAGAATATATTAATCTCGGTTAGAAAGGCTTGCTCTATCCTTCCACTCCATGGTGCAGTTGATAACAATGGAAATGGAAAAGCTGTTATAAACCTCTTGAATCATAATTGCTCTTCACTGAACTTGTCTGAATGTGATAACAAGGATAAGGGCATTGAGGAATTAGTATCTTGTAGCAAG GATCCTTGTCAGTTGAACTTGAATGACTCCACTTTATACCAGCCTAAAGACATTTTGAAGCGGTTAACACTTCCTGCGGCCCAGGATCTGAATGCTCTTTTGTTGGAATTAAACATGACTATGGTCCCTTTACGTTCTACTGTGCACATGACAACTTTCTGCCATGCTAGCTTGCCGCCTTTTCCTTGGTCCTTTTGTCACCCTGGAGCGTGCAAACCCAGTGTAGATGTTGGTAAATTGCCTTCAACAAAGAGCACATCCCAAGGTAAATGGGTTAGAATAGGAAGCAATTCCACTTCCCTTGGAGATGATCAGAGTTGCTTCTCTGAAATGGAATTGAAGTCATTTAACCACAATGAAGATATGGTAATCCAGCATAAGGTCAATGATCTTCTTCAAGATGTGAACACCCTGGCAACATCTGTCAGGCCGCTATCTGATGGGCCTTCCAGTACCTTATGCAATCTGTCAGTTTCTCCAGAAGCTCATAGTTCAGATGATGTTGATTTGAAGAAAGATTCTGGTGTTTTCGGttcatttatttctaaaatgctTAATTTAACAGAGGAGCATGTGGACACTTCAGATTGCCATTTGGAATTTGACCATAAAGATAGCGTGGTTTTAGGAACTTCTGAATCTGAAATCCATCTGAGGTTTAAGGGACTTGAGCCCAACTTAGTGGATCCATCACAGACTACTTTGCAATTCGAGGACAGCGAAGTCACTCGAAAAGCACAGCATACAGTAGGCAGAGATGGTTATTCAGAAAATTGCTCTTGCTACTCTTGTAAAAGCACTTTTAATGGATGTGATCAGAATTCACAATATTTTCCTACACCAAAGATATCCAAACAAG GCTCCTTACGGGGGGAACTGCATGCTGCTGAAATACTATATGCGATGAGACATTGTTCCAATGCCATCAAGAATCGGAGCCATGACAGTGGGAGGATAAAATGGCCCAAGACATCATCGCAGAAGACCATGAAAGCTCGCAAATCTGCATCTCCCATGGATAAAACAGAGTTTTCATTTCTCGCAGGTAGGCATCATGATCCAGTTGGAAGTTCAGGCCCTGCATTTGTGAGACATAAGTTGATGagcgaaaagaaaaaagatttcaTGCACATGAATAATACTGGTAGAGGACCTGCAAGATGGTCTGTTCCTGCCGAAGGTATTGCATCTCCCAGCAAACTGGAAAAAGATCCAGCCATCAGCACGAGACCATCGCATAGCAGTGCCATCAGGCCGCCCAGTCTGATGTCATCACCTGCTCGAGGCGAAAAGGGCTGCGACAATCAGCAGAAGCTTAGGAAGGCGACGGTGACATCATCAGTTACCTTTGGAGGGTCATGTATTAAAGACTGGAACAAGGGAAGGAGCAAGAGAGTGTGA